In Methanomicrobium sp. W14, the sequence TGGCATGACAACCAGATTCGTGATTATGAGAAAAACAGTCTGTTTATACATGATGTTCTTAGTTTGTTCTCTATTAGTCTGGATTATTCTAATATCTGCTATCAACTGACAAAACCCCGGGATTACACTTCAAATAGCTATGAAGAAGATTCCAGTAGAGTGACAGGGGATATTCCGATAATGAATTCTTTAAGCAGCTCCCTGGCAAGCATAATTTTTCTGTTGATATATCCGTTTGTGTTTTTTGGAATAGCCTATGTTAAATTTATGAGAACGGATTTGAGGTAACAAAGGGAGGTGAAAAATATTTCAATTGAAAGGGTTTTAATCGTCGGGAAAAAAGAATTTGCAGATATTATTACAGGCAGAAGATTTTTTGCCCTTCTTTTAATGCTTTTGATAATCACCGGAACATGCGTAATTAGTGAGGCTGGAGCCTATTATGATGAACTTAAAGCTTATTCAAGTTCCGGAAGCACGGTTATGGATGAAAGCGGAGCAATCCACTATGGCGAAGCAACATACAAACCTTCGGCAATAAACCTGTTTTATGGAATTGTTGATGCTCTGGCATCCTATATTTTCGGTCCTATGATTGCAATAGCAATGGGTTTTGATGCCATTACAAGAGAGAGGGAAACAGGGTCTATAAAGTCAGTCCTTTCGCATCCTCTCTACAGGGATGAACTGATAAACGGAAAAGCGCTTGGAGGCATCCTGTCCATAGGAGTTGCAACGGCGGTTGTATTTATTCTCACGTTTTCAATTCTTCTGGTTATGGGAATTGTTCCTTCATTTTCTGAATCGGGTTCAATAATTGTATTATTTATATTTACACTCTTTTACCTTGCAGGAGTTTACTCTATGTCTCTGATGGCGTCGGTTTTCTCAAAAAAGGGCAAAACAGCACTGGTCTATTCATTGGTTTTGTTCTTGGCATTTTCATATATGGCGCCTGCACTGGGCCCGTCAGTAATAAGTACAATTGTTGGATCTGAACCGGACAGCATTTATACTGCAAATTATTATGACAACGAGGAGCTCCTGCAGGAAGTAAACAATTATTATTCTGCTGAAACCGCTATGAAGGGGATTGTTTTACAGTTGTCAATGAATAAAAATTATCAGTACATGGGATATGCGATAACCTTGCCTACATTATTCTGGAACATAAATACTGCCGGAGCCCATGATCAGTACGGTATGCTGGATTACTCATATATGGGCATAGGTCTGAGTGATGTTCTTGAAAAGGTCTGGGGGAATATAATCTTTCTTTTTGTGTACCCTGTTGTCTTCTTCGGAATCGCCTATGTGAAGTTTATGAGGCTTGATCTGAGGTGATTTTTCAAAATATTTTTTCAGGAGAAATAACGTGTAGAGGATTGTGGCGTAAGAAGTTTTGTCTTTTAATTTAAATCATAATCTCTGGTTAAAGTGAAAAAAGACTTTCAAAAGTCATTTTTAAGTATAATCCTCTGTGTTGAAAATCAAAATAAATTACGATAATCCGGAGTTAAAATGGTTAGGTATGGACATATACTGGGCAAATCCAGTTTTATAGCAGTGATTACTTTATTAATGTTATTCTGTATTTCTTCAGGCTGTACTTCCCAGACAGATGTAGGTACAAATGTAGTTACCACTGCAACTACAGCTTTACCTGTTGAATCAGTTGTTGGTTCTGAAAATACTCTTACAGAAACAGTAAGTCCTGAAAAAAGCACAGGAGAGTCAAAAAGCTTAAGTGAAATATTTGACGGGTATAGTGATTACATTCTTGAGTTGTTCCCTGATTTTATACCTGAAACGGTCAAAGGTAAAATTCCATGGGAGGGGACTGATTCCAGGATCCCCGTTCACACGGTGTATACATATGATCATATAAAAACCGCGTCCTCAGCTAATACTCAATATGAAGTAGAAATAAATGCCGAAACCGGAATAATCCGTTCGGCCTCTGAGACTACAGGTTATACCGAACCTGAAGGAAAAATCAGGCTGTCTCTTAATGATGGTGAAAGTATTGCAAAAGACTTTATAACAAAGGCGCTTGGAGACGACCCTGATAACCTGTTTTCGTCAGATGTATCGTCCCGTTATTCCGGAAACCAGACCGAACTTATGCAGGAAGGAAGGGCTGCCGAGATAATGGTAGAATATACAATAACTCATGATGGTCTTCCCTGCGATGCAGGAATGTTTGTAACAATCAATTCTATAAGCGGGAATGTAACTTCGTGCTATTTCATTATCCCTGACATTCAAAACCTCACGTTCTCATCAAAAAGTCCTTCAATAACGTTTGACGAGGCCAAAGAGATTGTTGAATCAAAAATAAACGAAAAATATCCCGGGGAGATAAAAAATCTTGATATAACATCTGAATATGAGGACTCAGGTGCAGCTATTCCATCATGGGACACAGGAATTTCTGTATATTACGACAGTTCCACTCCTGTTCGTCTTGTCTGGGACCTGAATATTATAACAAAAAGTGATTATGCAAAACCCGGAGATGACTTGTTTTATTCAACAGGTGCAGTTGTAGATGCTCATACGGGTGAAATTAGGTCTCTTTATTATAAGGATATAATGGTCGATTCTGATAGCAGGTATTACAATCAGGGCTAGTTCCTGGCCTTGAAAAGAGGGGAATAGTTAAAAAATCTTAAATTTTTTTTTAAATCCCCTTTGGAGGGGTAAATTATTATGATTACAACCAAAAATCTTACAAAAATATACCGGGACAAAGCAGCTGTAAAAAACCTGAATCTTGATATTGATGAAGGTGAAGTCTTTGGTTTTTTAGGTCCGAACGGTGCTGGAAAAAGTACTACCATCCTGATGCTTACCGGAATGATTGAACCGACATCAGGAGTATGCACTGTCGACGGAATAGATGTTGCAAGAAACCCCCTTAAGGCAAAGGAGATTATCGGTTATCTTCCTGAAGATGTCGGTTTTTATGGTAACCTTACCGGTGAACAGAACCTTGACTATGTCGGGAAGTTCTACCCGATGAGCACTGAAGAGAGAAAAAACAGAATCAAATTCCTTCTTGAGCTTGTAAAACTGAAAAATGTGACGCAGACAGTAGGAGAATATTCCCGTGGTATGAACCAGCGCCTTGGTCTTGCACAGGCCCTTTTAAACGACCCGAAAGTTGTAATTCTCGATGAACCTACTGCAAACCTTGACCCTGAAGGAGTTTTCCAGTTCCGTGGAATAATCCGGTCTCTGGCTGATGAAGGAAAAACAATACTCATATGCTCTCATATTTTATCCGAAGTTGAGCAGTTATGCACGACTCTTGGAATATTGTCCCAGGGGGAGCTTGTAGCAAGAGGCAGTGTTGAAGAAGTCGAAAAAAAACTTATCGAAAAAAGTCAGATTCCATTAAAAATAGTCATTGAAACCGAGGAGCCTCTTCCTGAAATTGTACATCCTGATATCGTGAAGGCGGAAATAAAAACCAATCACGCGGAAATCTATGCAAAAAGTGATATCCGGGGATATATTTCAAATCTTCTGAACAAAAATTTTAAAATTATCGAGATGCATCTTGAAAGTCCTCCTCTGGAAGAACTGTTCCTGAATGTTTACAGGAGGGAATAGATTGGATTTCAACAGAGTATTTATTGTTGCCAAAAAGGAACTTTCCGATAATATTACAGGAAAAAAATTTCTCATGCTCCTTGTTTTGTTTTCACTTGTCGTTGGAATAGGTGCTTTCAGCGGGATAAGCGACTACTACAATGTACTGGAAGAGTACAAATCCGGAAGCAGTGATATATATCTGATTCCCCCCACTCCTGTGATTGTATTCGGAAGTATATCCGAAAATATCGGATATTATGGGTTTGGGGCCATTATTGCAATAGCTTTGGGTTTCAATCTGATATCAGGCGAAAGAGAGTCCGGGTCACTGAAATCTCTCCTGTCCCATCCCGTTTACCGTGACGAAATAATAAATGGCAAAGCTCTTGGAGGACTTATCTCACTTCTTTTTGCTGAAACCATAGTTTTTGCGATAGTAATCGCCCTGATGCTGATAAGCGGAATTGTACCGGATTTGAACTCATCCGGAAAAATATTTGTAATCTGGCTGCTTGTATTTCTGTTTCTTGCAGCGAATTTTTCTCTTGCCCTTATGGCTTCTTCTGTCTGCAAAAGCAGCAGCACCGCCCTGGTTGTTTCTTTGGTTGTTCTTTTTGTCATATCATACCTGTTCCCCGTTGCAGGGCCCGGCATATTAGGTTCGGTAATTCTAGGAGACGAGCCGAAAACCCTGTACTCAAATGACATGTCCTCAATGTCTGCTTCTGAAATTCAGCAGTACTCTGATGAAAGACAGGAATACATGGAAAAGGAAAAAGATTTGAGCAATCTGTTTTCGGTATTTTCAATGCAGAGTGTATTCTCGGATATGATAAGGCCCCTCACAAGAACTTCATCCTATCTTGTTACACTGAAGATGGAGGGAAGGGATGACACTTACCTGCTTGATACAGAACCTTCGGTATTTGAAATATTCGGGATGATCTGGACAAAATTATTTGCACTACTGATGTTTCCTGTTATTTTTTTCGGAATTGCATACGTGAAATTTATGAGGCTTGACCTGAGATGAGGAGGTGGTTTTGTTGAATGCACAAAGACTGTTTATAGTTGCTGAAAAGGAGTTTTTTGATCAGATCTCAGGCAAAAAATTTCTTGCACTGTTTTTTATGATGCTAGTTCTAGCGGGGGTTTCCGTAATTTCCGAGTATAATTCATATGAAAGCGAGATGGAGGCATATGCAAACTCAGGAAGCAGTTACATTGATGAGTACGGAACAGCTCATTACGGCGGAGCTACATACAACCCTTCGGTAGTCAACATATATCATGGAATAGTCAGCGGACTTTCAGGTTATATATTCGGACCTTTGATTGCGATAACGGCGGGATTTGATCTGATAACAAGGGAGAGACGGTCCAATTCCATAAAATCGATTCTTTCGCACCCGGTATACAGGGATGAACTTATTAACGGCAAAGCCCTGGGTGGAATTGCAGCACTGGGGACCGCGACGGTCTGCCTGTTTTTGATTGTTACGGCCGCTCTTCTTATAATGAGCGTTGTTCCCTCGGGAAGTGATATTTTCTCAATCATTCTGCTTTTTGCGTTTACAGTCCTTTATCTGACATGTATTTTTACGCTTGCACTTATGGTTTCCTCACTGTCAAAAAACAGCGGTTCGTCTCTGATATATTCTTTGATACTATTTATTGTATTTTCATATATTGCAACGATAGCGGCTCCGATAGTAACTGATCTGGTAGTCGGGCCTGAGCCCGGAAATTTTGATAGTGGCAGTTCTGTTTTTTCAGACTCCGGTGACCTGAGCAGTTATTACTCAAACCGGGATACCGTTGAGAGTACTGTTGAGTATTTTTCGATAAAGAACAATTACTACTGCATTGGAACAGCCCTTACACAGCCTTCATTTTTCTGGGCATTCAAGGGAAAGGGTGACGGT encodes:
- a CDS encoding ABC transporter ATP-binding protein, which gives rise to MITTKNLTKIYRDKAAVKNLNLDIDEGEVFGFLGPNGAGKSTTILMLTGMIEPTSGVCTVDGIDVARNPLKAKEIIGYLPEDVGFYGNLTGEQNLDYVGKFYPMSTEERKNRIKFLLELVKLKNVTQTVGEYSRGMNQRLGLAQALLNDPKVVILDEPTANLDPEGVFQFRGIIRSLADEGKTILICSHILSEVEQLCTTLGILSQGELVARGSVEEVEKKLIEKSQIPLKIVIETEEPLPEIVHPDIVKAEIKTNHAEIYAKSDIRGYISNLLNKNFKIIEMHLESPPLEELFLNVYRRE
- a CDS encoding ABC transporter permease translates to MDFNRVFIVAKKELSDNITGKKFLMLLVLFSLVVGIGAFSGISDYYNVLEEYKSGSSDIYLIPPTPVIVFGSISENIGYYGFGAIIAIALGFNLISGERESGSLKSLLSHPVYRDEIINGKALGGLISLLFAETIVFAIVIALMLISGIVPDLNSSGKIFVIWLLVFLFLAANFSLALMASSVCKSSSTALVVSLVVLFVISYLFPVAGPGILGSVILGDEPKTLYSNDMSSMSASEIQQYSDERQEYMEKEKDLSNLFSVFSMQSVFSDMIRPLTRTSSYLVTLKMEGRDDTYLLDTEPSVFEIFGMIWTKLFALLMFPVIFFGIAYVKFMRLDLR
- a CDS encoding ABC transporter permease subunit, with the translated sequence MVLLNAQRLFIVAEKEFFDQISGKKFLALFFMMLVLAGVSVISEYNSYESEMEAYANSGSSYIDEYGTAHYGGATYNPSVVNIYHGIVSGLSGYIFGPLIAITAGFDLITRERRSNSIKSILSHPVYRDELINGKALGGIAALGTATVCLFLIVTAALLIMSVVPSGSDIFSIILLFAFTVLYLTCIFTLALMVSSLSKNSGSSLIYSLILFIVFSYIATIAAPIVTDLVVGPEPGNFDSGSSVFSDSGDLSSYYSNRDTVESTVEYFSIKNNYYCIGTALTQPSFFWAFKGKGDGASGFYDYSKMGVDFWDILSKLWGNIIFLIAYPVVFFGIAYVKFMRMDLR
- a CDS encoding ABC transporter permease subunit, translating into MKNISIERVLIVGKKEFADIITGRRFFALLLMLLIITGTCVISEAGAYYDELKAYSSSGSTVMDESGAIHYGEATYKPSAINLFYGIVDALASYIFGPMIAIAMGFDAITRERETGSIKSVLSHPLYRDELINGKALGGILSIGVATAVVFILTFSILLVMGIVPSFSESGSIIVLFIFTLFYLAGVYSMSLMASVFSKKGKTALVYSLVLFLAFSYMAPALGPSVISTIVGSEPDSIYTANYYDNEELLQEVNNYYSAETAMKGIVLQLSMNKNYQYMGYAITLPTLFWNINTAGAHDQYGMLDYSYMGIGLSDVLEKVWGNIIFLFVYPVVFFGIAYVKFMRLDLR
- a CDS encoding YcdB/YcdC domain-containing protein, which encodes MLFCISSGCTSQTDVGTNVVTTATTALPVESVVGSENTLTETVSPEKSTGESKSLSEIFDGYSDYILELFPDFIPETVKGKIPWEGTDSRIPVHTVYTYDHIKTASSANTQYEVEINAETGIIRSASETTGYTEPEGKIRLSLNDGESIAKDFITKALGDDPDNLFSSDVSSRYSGNQTELMQEGRAAEIMVEYTITHDGLPCDAGMFVTINSISGNVTSCYFIIPDIQNLTFSSKSPSITFDEAKEIVESKINEKYPGEIKNLDITSEYEDSGAAIPSWDTGISVYYDSSTPVRLVWDLNIITKSDYAKPGDDLFYSTGAVVDAHTGEIRSLYYKDIMVDSDSRYYNQG